From the Cervus elaphus chromosome 20, mCerEla1.1, whole genome shotgun sequence genome, one window contains:
- the TCHH gene encoding trichohyalin isoform X5: protein MSPLLRSIFNITKIFNQYASHDCDGTTLSKKDLKNLLEREFGDILRRPHDPETVDLVLELQDRDRDGLIDFHEFLAIVFKVAAACYYALGQASGLNEKEAKCEGKGNPLQDRRREDQRRFEPQDRQLEERRLKRQELEELAEEEELREKQERLEQRLQRREQEECGEEELQQRPKGREPEELLNREQRLERQEQRERQRLQVEQQQRQRGELRERQEEEQLQRRETQELKRERLEEELQLQRQRRGREERLLELERREQELRRKEQQLRREQEEATQEEISERGESRTSRCQWQLESEADARQCKVYSRPRRQEQQRRRQEQELLERQQEQQAREEVQSLQEDQERQRRKEEQHYDQNWRWQLEEESQRRRYTLYAKPAQREQVSEEGQLRLEEEQLQREKRRQERERQYREVELQREEERQQREEEQLQRQEREKRRQESEKQYLEKVELQREEQLQREEREKRRQEREKQYLEKVELQREEQLQREEREKRRQEREKQYLEKVELQREEQLQREEREKRRQEREKQYLEKVELQRKEQLQREEREKRRQERERQYLEKEELQRQEERLQREEREKRLQGRERQYLEKVQLQREEEQLQREKRRQERERQYREEELLREEERLQREEQQLQREECEKRRRQELERQLEKEELQRLDRKRQLLDEDLLQNEGRDNRVYFKHRENKEKSRQLDDSWVRESQFQQDRRPLQEEQEEKREREQERSRQKRDRQFPAEQLLERKQQKETERRDTKFREEEQLLKGEREEKIRYPEEDRKFREEEQQLRRLEQDSKFREEQQLSRQERDRKFREEEQLLQEREEQLRRQERDRKFREEEQQLRRLEQDSKFREEQQLSRQERDRKFREEEQLLQEREEQLRRQERDRKFREEEQQLRRLEREQQLRQERNRKFREEQLLREREEQLLLQEREPQLRQERDRKFHEEEQLLQEREEQLRRQERDRKFREEEQLLQQREELQRRQDREPQLRQERDRKFREEEQLLKEREEQLRRQERDRKFREEEQLLQEREEQLRRQERDRKFREEEQLLREREEQLRRQERDRKFREEEQLLQEREEQLRRQERDRKFREEEQLLREREEQLRRQESDRKFREEEQLLRQREELRRQEREPQLRQERDRKFREEEQLLKEREEQLRRQERDRKFREEEDLLREREEQLRRQERDRKFREEEQLLREREEQQLRRQELEGVFSQEEQLRRAEQEEEQRRQRQRDRKFLEEEQSLQRQREEEKRRVQEQDRKFLEQEEQLHREEQEELRRRQQLDQQYRAEEQFAKEEKRRRQEQELRQEEQRRRQERERKFREEQLRRQQQEEQRRRQERDVQQSPRQVWEEDKGRRQVLEAGKRQFASAPVRSSPLYEYIQEQRSQYRP, encoded by the exons GAGGGAAAAGGAAACCCGTTACAAGATCGCAGGAGGGAAGACCAAAGGAGATTCGAGCCCCAGGACAGACAACTAGAAGAACGCAGGCTGAAGAGGCAGGAACTGGAGGAGCTCGCTGAGGAAGAGGAGCTGAGGGAGAAGCAAGAAAGACTTGAGCAGAGGCTGCAAAGGCGAGAACAAGAAGAGTGTGGTGAGGAAGAGCTGCAGCAAAGGCCCAAGGGTCGGGAGCCGGAGGAGCTTCTGAACCGAGAGCAAAGGCTCGAGAGGCAGGAGCAACGGGAGCGACAGCGCCTCCAAGTGGAACAGCAACAGCGGCAAAGAGGAGAGCTGCGCGAGCGCCAGGAAGAAGAGCAGCTCCAAAGGCGGGAGACTCAGGAGCTCAAGAGGGAGCGTCTGGAGGAAGAGCTGCAGCTGCAAAGGCAGAGGCGCGGGCGCGAGGAGAGGCTCTTGGAGCTGGAGAGGCGGGAGCAGGAGCTGCGGCGCAAGGAGCAGCAGCTAAGGCGCGAGCAGGAGGAGGCGACGCAGGAAGAGATCAGTGAGCGGGGCGAGAGCCGCACCTCGAGGTGTCAGTGGCAGCTAGAAAGTGAGGCCGACGCCCGTCAGTGCAAAGTCTACTCCAGGCCCCGCAGGCAAGAGCAGCAGAGGCGCCGCCAGGAGCAGGAGCTGCTCGAGAGGCAGCAGGAGCAGCAAGCCCGCGAGGAGGTGCAGAGCCTTCAAGAAGACCAGGAGAGGCAACGACGCAAGGAAGAGCAGCACTACGACCAAAACTGGAGGTGGCAACTAGAGGAGGAAAGCCAGAGACGCCGCTACACACTGTACGCCAAGCCAGCTCAACGGGAGCAGGTGAGCGAGGAAGGGCAGCTGCGGCTTGAAGAGGAGCAGCTGCAGCGGGAGAAGAGGCGCCAGGAGCGAGAAAGGCAGTATCGGGAAGTGGAGCTGCAGCGGGAGGAAGAGCGACAACAGCGCGAGGAGGAGCAGCTGCAGAGACAGGAACGCGAGAAGAGGCGCCAGGAGAGCGAGAAGCAATATCTAGAGAAGGTGGAGCTGCAGAGAGAAGAGCAGCTTCAGAGAGAGGAACGGGAGAAGAGGCGCCAGGAGCGCGAGAAGCAATATCTAGAGAAAGTGGAGCTGCAGAGAGAGGAGCAGCTTCAGAGAGAGGAACGGGAAAAGAGGCGCCAGGAGCGCGAGAAACAATATCTAGAGAAAGTGGAGCTGCAGAGAGAGGAGCAGCTTCAGAGAGAGGAACGGGAGAAGAGGCGCCAGGAGCGCGAGAAGCAATATCTAGAGAAAGTGGAGCTGCAGAGAAAGGAGCAGCTTCAGAGAGAGGAACGGGAGAAGAG GCGCCAGGAGCGCGAGAGGCAGTATCTCGAGAAGGAGGAGCTGCAGCGGCAGGAAGAGCGACTGCAGAGAGAGGAACGCGAGAAGAGGCTTCAGGGGCGCGAGCGACAGTATCTAGAGAAGGTGCAGCTGCAGAGGGAAGAGGAGCAGCTGCAGAGAGAGAAGAGGCGCCAAGAGCGGGAAAGACAATACCGGGAAGAGGAGCTGCTGCGGGAGGAGGAGCGACTGCAGAgagaggagcagcagctgcagagAGAGGAATGTGAGAAGAGGAGGCGCCAGGAGCTCGAGAGACAGCTAGAGAAGGAGGAGCTGCAGCGCCTGGACAGGAAGAGGCAATTGCTGGATGAGGATCTGCTCCAAAATGAAGGTCGTGATAACAGGGTTTACTTCAAACACCGAGAGAACAAAGAAAAGAGCCGGCAACTGGATGATTCCTGGGTGCGGGAGAGTCAATTCCAGCAGGATCGGCGGCCCCTGCAGGAAgaacaagaagagaaaagagaacgcGAGCAAGAGAGGAGCCGGCAAAAGCGTGACAGGCAATTCCCAGCTGAACAACTGCTGGAGCGAAAGCAGCAAAAGGAAACCGAAAGGCGAGATACGAAATTCCGAGAGGAAGAGCAGCTGCtgaaaggggaaagagaggagaaaatacGCTATCCGGAAGAAGACAGAAAGTTCCGCGAAGAGGAACAGCAGCTGCGCCGCCTGGAACAAGATAGTAAATTCCGCGAAGAACAAcaactgagccgccaggaaagagacagaaaattccGTGAGGAAGAGCAGCTCCTGCAAGAAAGGGAAGAACAGCTGCGCCGCCAGGAACGCGACAGAAAGTTCCGCGAAGAGGAACAGCAGCTGCGCCGCCTGGAACAAGATAGTAAATTCCGCGAAGAACAAcaactgagccgccaggaaagagacagaaaattccGTGAGGAAGAGCAGCTCCTGCAAGAAAGGGAAGAACAGCTGCGCCGCCAGGAACGCGACAGAAAGTTCCGCGAAGAGGAACAGCAGCTGCGCCGCCTGGAACGCGAGCAACAGCTACGCCAGGAACGAAATAGAAAATTCCGCGAAGAACAGCTCCTGCGAGAAAGGGAAGAACAGCTGCTCCTCCAGGAGCGGGAGCCGCAGCTTCGCCAGGAGCGCGACAGAAAGTTCCACGAGGAGGAACAGCTCCTGCAGGAAAGGGAAGAACAGCTGCGCCGCCAGGAACGCGACAGAAAGTTCCGTGAGGAGGAACAGCTCCTGCAGCAAAGAGAAGAACTGCAGCGCCGCCAGGACCGCGAGCCACAGCTTCGCCAGGAACGCGACAGAAAGTTCCGTGAGGAGGAACAGCTtctgaaagaaagggaagaacagcTGCGCCGCCAGGAACGCGACAGAAAGTTCCGTGAGGAGGAACAGCTCCTGCAGGAAAGGGAAGAACAGCTGCGCCGCCAGGAACGCGACAGAAAGTTCCGTGAGGAGGAACAGCTtctgagagaaagggaagaacagCTGCGCCGCCAGGAACGCGACAGAAAGTTCCGTGAGGAGGAACAGCTCCTGCAGGAAAGGGAAGAACAGCTGCGCCGCCAGGAACGCGACAGAAAGTTCCGTGAGGAGGAACAGCTcctgagagaaagggaagaacagCTGCGCCGCCAGGAAAGCGACAGAAAGTTCCGTGAGGAGGAACAGCTCCTGCGGCAAAGAGAAGAACTGCGCCGCCAGGAGCGCGAGCCACAACTTCGCCAGGAACGCGACAGAAAGTTCCGTGAGGAGGAACAGCTtctgaaagaaagggaagaacagcTGCGCCGCCAGGAGCGCGACAGGAAGTTCCGTGAGGAAGAAGACCTCCTGCGAGAAAGGGAGGAACAGCTGCGCCGCCAGGAGCGGGACAGAAAGTTCCGAGAAGAGGAACAGCTCCTCCGAGAAAGGGAAGAACAGCAGCTGCGCCGTCAGGAACTCGAGGGGGTCTTCTCCCAGGAGGAACAACTGAGGCGCGCCGAGCAAGAGGAAGAACAGAGACgtcagaggcagagagacaggaagTTCCTTGAGGAAGAGCAGAGCCTCCAGCGCCAGCGAGAGGAAGAAAAGCGCCGCGTCCAGGAGCAGGACAGGAAGTTCCTCGAGCAAGAAGAGCAGCTGCACCGCGAGGAGCAGGAAGAGCTGAGGCGCAGGCAGCAGCTAGACCAGCAGTACCGGGCAGAGGAGCAGTTTGCTAAGGAGGAGAAGAGGCGTCGTCAGGAACAAGAATTGAGGCAAGAAGAGCAGAGACGCCGCCAGGAGCGGGAGAGGAAATTCCGGGAAGAACAGCTCCGCCGCCAGCAGCAGGAGGAGCAGAGGCGTCGCCAGGAGCGCGACGTGCAGCAGAGCCCCCGCCAAGTGTGGGAGGAAGACAAGGGCCGCCGGCAGGTCCTGGAGGCTGGCAAGCGGCAGTTTGCCAGTGCCCCGGTGCGCTCCAGCCCGCTCTACGAGTACATCCAAGAGCAGAGATCTCAGTACCGCCCTTAA
- the TCHH gene encoding trichohyalin isoform X1 — protein MSPLLRSIFNITKIFNQYASHDCDGTTLSKKDLKNLLEREFGDILRRPHDPETVDLVLELQDRDRDGLIDFHEFLAIVFKVAAACYYALGQASGLNEKEAKCEGKGNPLQDRRREDQRRFEPQDRQLEERRLKRQELEELAEEEELREKQERLEQRLQRREQEECGEEELQQRPKGREPEELLNREQRLERQEQRERQRLQVEQQQRQRGELRERQEEEQLQRRETQELKRERLEEELQLQRQRRGREERLLELERREQELRRKEQQLRREQEEATQEEISERGESRTSRCQWQLESEADARQCKVYSRPRRQEQQRRRQEQELLERQQEQQAREEVQSLQEDQERQRRKEEQHYDQNWRWQLEEESQRRRYTLYAKPAQREQVSEEGQLRLEEEQLQREKRRQERERQYREVELQREEERQQREEEQLQRQEREKRRQESEKQYLEKVELQREEQLQREEREKRRQEREKQYLEKVELQREEQLQREEREKRRQEREKQYLEKVELQREEQLQREEREKRRQEREKQYLEKVELQRKEQLQREEREKRRQESEKQYLEKVELQREEQFQKEEREKRRQEREKQYLEKVELREEEQLQREEPLQREEREKRRQERERQYLEKEELQRQEERLQREEREKRLQGRERQYLEKVQLQREEEQLQREKRRQERERQYREEELLREEERLQREEQQLQREECEKRRRQELERQLEKEELQRLDRKRQLLDEDLLQNEGRDNRVYFKHRENKEKSRQLDDSWVRESQFQQDRRPLQEEQEEKREREQERSRQKRDRQFPAEQLLERKQQKETERRDTKFREEEQLLKGEREEKIRYPEEDRKFREEEQQLRRLEQDSKFREEQQLSRQERDRKFREEEQLLQEREEQLRRQERDRKFREEEQQLRRLEQDSKFREEQQLSRQERDRKFREEEQLLQEREEQLRRQERDRKFREEEQQLRRLEREQQLRQERNRKFREEQLLREREEQLLLQEREPQLRQERDRKFHEEEQLLQEREEQLRRQERDRKFREEEQLLQQREELQRRQDREPQLRQERDRKFREEEQLLKEREEQLRRQERDRKFREEEQLLQEREEQLRRQERDRKFREEEQLLREREEQLRRQERDRKFREEEQLLQEREEQLRRQERDRKFREEEQLLREREEQLRRQESDRKFREEEQLLRQREELRRQEREPQLRQERDRKFREEEQLLKEREEQLRRQERDRKFREEEDLLREREEQLRRQERDRKFREEEQLLREREEQQLRRQELEGVFSQEEQLRRAEQEEEQRRQRQRDRKFLEEEQSLQRQREEEKRRVQEQDRKFLEQEEQLHREEQEELRRRQQLDQQYRAEEQFAKEEKRRRQEQELRQEEQRRRQERERKFREEQLRRQQQEEQRRRQERDVQQSPRQVWEEDKGRRQVLEAGKRQFASAPVRSSPLYEYIQEQRSQYRP, from the coding sequence GAGGGAAAAGGAAACCCGTTACAAGATCGCAGGAGGGAAGACCAAAGGAGATTCGAGCCCCAGGACAGACAACTAGAAGAACGCAGGCTGAAGAGGCAGGAACTGGAGGAGCTCGCTGAGGAAGAGGAGCTGAGGGAGAAGCAAGAAAGACTTGAGCAGAGGCTGCAAAGGCGAGAACAAGAAGAGTGTGGTGAGGAAGAGCTGCAGCAAAGGCCCAAGGGTCGGGAGCCGGAGGAGCTTCTGAACCGAGAGCAAAGGCTCGAGAGGCAGGAGCAACGGGAGCGACAGCGCCTCCAAGTGGAACAGCAACAGCGGCAAAGAGGAGAGCTGCGCGAGCGCCAGGAAGAAGAGCAGCTCCAAAGGCGGGAGACTCAGGAGCTCAAGAGGGAGCGTCTGGAGGAAGAGCTGCAGCTGCAAAGGCAGAGGCGCGGGCGCGAGGAGAGGCTCTTGGAGCTGGAGAGGCGGGAGCAGGAGCTGCGGCGCAAGGAGCAGCAGCTAAGGCGCGAGCAGGAGGAGGCGACGCAGGAAGAGATCAGTGAGCGGGGCGAGAGCCGCACCTCGAGGTGTCAGTGGCAGCTAGAAAGTGAGGCCGACGCCCGTCAGTGCAAAGTCTACTCCAGGCCCCGCAGGCAAGAGCAGCAGAGGCGCCGCCAGGAGCAGGAGCTGCTCGAGAGGCAGCAGGAGCAGCAAGCCCGCGAGGAGGTGCAGAGCCTTCAAGAAGACCAGGAGAGGCAACGACGCAAGGAAGAGCAGCACTACGACCAAAACTGGAGGTGGCAACTAGAGGAGGAAAGCCAGAGACGCCGCTACACACTGTACGCCAAGCCAGCTCAACGGGAGCAGGTGAGCGAGGAAGGGCAGCTGCGGCTTGAAGAGGAGCAGCTGCAGCGGGAGAAGAGGCGCCAGGAGCGAGAAAGGCAGTATCGGGAAGTGGAGCTGCAGCGGGAGGAAGAGCGACAACAGCGCGAGGAGGAGCAGCTGCAGAGACAGGAACGCGAGAAGAGGCGCCAGGAGAGCGAGAAGCAATATCTAGAGAAGGTGGAGCTGCAGAGAGAAGAGCAGCTTCAGAGAGAGGAACGGGAGAAGAGGCGCCAGGAGCGCGAGAAGCAATATCTAGAGAAAGTGGAGCTGCAGAGAGAGGAGCAGCTTCAGAGAGAGGAACGGGAAAAGAGGCGCCAGGAGCGCGAGAAACAATATCTAGAGAAAGTGGAGCTGCAGAGAGAGGAGCAGCTTCAGAGAGAGGAACGGGAGAAGAGGCGCCAGGAGCGCGAGAAGCAATATCTAGAGAAAGTGGAGCTGCAGAGAAAGGAGCAGCTTCAGAGAGAGGAACGGGAGAAGAGGCGCCAGGAGAGCGAGAAGCAATATCTAGAGAAAGTGGAGCTGCAGAGAGAGGAGCAGTTTCAGAAAGAGGAACGCGAGAAGAGGCGCCAGGAGCGCGAGAAGCAATATCTAGAGAAAGTGGAGCTGCGGGAGGAGGAGCAGCTGCAGAGAGAGGAGCCGCTGCAGAGGGAGGAACGCGAGAAGAGGCGCCAGGAGCGCGAGAGGCAGTATCTCGAGAAGGAGGAGCTGCAGCGGCAGGAAGAGCGACTGCAGAGAGAGGAACGCGAGAAGAGGCTTCAGGGGCGCGAGCGACAGTATCTAGAGAAGGTGCAGCTGCAGAGGGAAGAGGAGCAGCTGCAGAGAGAGAAGAGGCGCCAAGAGCGGGAAAGACAATACCGGGAAGAGGAGCTGCTGCGGGAGGAGGAGCGACTGCAGAgagaggagcagcagctgcagagAGAGGAATGTGAGAAGAGGAGGCGCCAGGAGCTCGAGAGACAGCTAGAGAAGGAGGAGCTGCAGCGCCTGGACAGGAAGAGGCAATTGCTGGATGAGGATCTGCTCCAAAATGAAGGTCGTGATAACAGGGTTTACTTCAAACACCGAGAGAACAAAGAAAAGAGCCGGCAACTGGATGATTCCTGGGTGCGGGAGAGTCAATTCCAGCAGGATCGGCGGCCCCTGCAGGAAgaacaagaagagaaaagagaacgcGAGCAAGAGAGGAGCCGGCAAAAGCGTGACAGGCAATTCCCAGCTGAACAACTGCTGGAGCGAAAGCAGCAAAAGGAAACCGAAAGGCGAGATACGAAATTCCGAGAGGAAGAGCAGCTGCtgaaaggggaaagagaggagaaaatacGCTATCCGGAAGAAGACAGAAAGTTCCGCGAAGAGGAACAGCAGCTGCGCCGCCTGGAACAAGATAGTAAATTCCGCGAAGAACAAcaactgagccgccaggaaagagacagaaaattccGTGAGGAAGAGCAGCTCCTGCAAGAAAGGGAAGAACAGCTGCGCCGCCAGGAACGCGACAGAAAGTTCCGCGAAGAGGAACAGCAGCTGCGCCGCCTGGAACAAGATAGTAAATTCCGCGAAGAACAAcaactgagccgccaggaaagagacagaaaattccGTGAGGAAGAGCAGCTCCTGCAAGAAAGGGAAGAACAGCTGCGCCGCCAGGAACGCGACAGAAAGTTCCGCGAAGAGGAACAGCAGCTGCGCCGCCTGGAACGCGAGCAACAGCTACGCCAGGAACGAAATAGAAAATTCCGCGAAGAACAGCTCCTGCGAGAAAGGGAAGAACAGCTGCTCCTCCAGGAGCGGGAGCCGCAGCTTCGCCAGGAGCGCGACAGAAAGTTCCACGAGGAGGAACAGCTCCTGCAGGAAAGGGAAGAACAGCTGCGCCGCCAGGAACGCGACAGAAAGTTCCGTGAGGAGGAACAGCTCCTGCAGCAAAGAGAAGAACTGCAGCGCCGCCAGGACCGCGAGCCACAGCTTCGCCAGGAACGCGACAGAAAGTTCCGTGAGGAGGAACAGCTtctgaaagaaagggaagaacagcTGCGCCGCCAGGAACGCGACAGAAAGTTCCGTGAGGAGGAACAGCTCCTGCAGGAAAGGGAAGAACAGCTGCGCCGCCAGGAACGCGACAGAAAGTTCCGTGAGGAGGAACAGCTtctgagagaaagggaagaacagCTGCGCCGCCAGGAACGCGACAGAAAGTTCCGTGAGGAGGAACAGCTCCTGCAGGAAAGGGAAGAACAGCTGCGCCGCCAGGAACGCGACAGAAAGTTCCGTGAGGAGGAACAGCTcctgagagaaagggaagaacagCTGCGCCGCCAGGAAAGCGACAGAAAGTTCCGTGAGGAGGAACAGCTCCTGCGGCAAAGAGAAGAACTGCGCCGCCAGGAGCGCGAGCCACAACTTCGCCAGGAACGCGACAGAAAGTTCCGTGAGGAGGAACAGCTtctgaaagaaagggaagaacagcTGCGCCGCCAGGAGCGCGACAGGAAGTTCCGTGAGGAAGAAGACCTCCTGCGAGAAAGGGAGGAACAGCTGCGCCGCCAGGAGCGGGACAGAAAGTTCCGAGAAGAGGAACAGCTCCTCCGAGAAAGGGAAGAACAGCAGCTGCGCCGTCAGGAACTCGAGGGGGTCTTCTCCCAGGAGGAACAACTGAGGCGCGCCGAGCAAGAGGAAGAACAGAGACgtcagaggcagagagacaggaagTTCCTTGAGGAAGAGCAGAGCCTCCAGCGCCAGCGAGAGGAAGAAAAGCGCCGCGTCCAGGAGCAGGACAGGAAGTTCCTCGAGCAAGAAGAGCAGCTGCACCGCGAGGAGCAGGAAGAGCTGAGGCGCAGGCAGCAGCTAGACCAGCAGTACCGGGCAGAGGAGCAGTTTGCTAAGGAGGAGAAGAGGCGTCGTCAGGAACAAGAATTGAGGCAAGAAGAGCAGAGACGCCGCCAGGAGCGGGAGAGGAAATTCCGGGAAGAACAGCTCCGCCGCCAGCAGCAGGAGGAGCAGAGGCGTCGCCAGGAGCGCGACGTGCAGCAGAGCCCCCGCCAAGTGTGGGAGGAAGACAAGGGCCGCCGGCAGGTCCTGGAGGCTGGCAAGCGGCAGTTTGCCAGTGCCCCGGTGCGCTCCAGCCCGCTCTACGAGTACATCCAAGAGCAGAGATCTCAGTACCGCCCTTAA